The Sulfurimonas aquatica genomic sequence ATGAACCTCTCAATTGGCTTATTTCCATATGCCTCGTATATTTTTTTTGCGTCATACTCATAATGAGAGCCTAAGCAAAGTGCATCACCCACTATGGCACCAAAAAATGCACCCTTTATTGACTCTTTCTTAGATATTTCATTCATTTAAATATTCCTAGATTTTTCTCAGATTTTAACAAAATTCTATTTAGTTGAGCTATATTTATTTTAGTTTCATATTTATTTATCTTCCTTTCAGAATATAAACAAAATTTTTAATTTGTAGAGAAAATGTCCCAAGTAAGGTGTGAAAAAAGCTTAGGTATGAAGATTTTAACGAAAAATAAAATATAAATCGTTATAGAAAGAAAAAAAGTAATGCTATTGGGCATTACTTCTTATGTAGCGCCAACTCTTTTTTAAGATACTCACCTGTAAATGAGCCAGTTGTTTCGTATGTACTAGCCAGCTCTTCCGGTGTTCCTTCTGCAATGATAAGTCCACCACCGGAGCCACCTTCTGGCCCCATATCTAAAATATAATCAGCATTTTTAATCATATCTAAGTTATGTTCTATAATTAGCATAGAGTTTCCAAGTTCAACAAACTTATGAAGAACGCCAGTAAGTCTATCTACATCTGCAAAGTGAAGACCTGTAGTTGGCTCATCTAGTATATAGAGAGTCTGACCCGTATCTTTACGACTTAACTCTTTAGAGAGCTTTATACGTTGTGCTTCACCACCAGAGAGTGTAACGGCATTTTGTCCTAGCGTTATATATCCAAGACCAACGTCTACAAGGGTTTTCATCTTCAAGTTTATTTTTGGAATGGGAGCAAAAAACTCAAAAGCTTCATCAACACTCATATTTAAGACATCAGAAATAGTCTTGCCCTTGTAAAATACTTCCAAAGTTTGCGGATTGTATCTTGTTCCACTACAAGAGTCACATTTAACCATGATATCTGGTAAGAAATGCATCTCTATTTTATTTTGCCCTTCACCCTGACACTTCTCACATCTTCCACCTTTTACGTTAAAACTAAAACGCGAAGCTGTATATCCTCTAATTTGTGACTCTTTAGTTTGAGAAAAAAGATTTCTTATCTCATCCATAACGCCAGTATAGGTTGCAGGATTTGAGCGAGGCGTTCTACCTATTGGGCTTTGATCAAGGTAAATTACCTTATCGACATGTTCAAGACCAGTTATTTCAACGCCGGCTACTTTATTTACTTTTCTAGCATGGTTTAAAAGTTCACGCGCCGTTGGAAGAAGAGTTTGTAACATAAGTGAACTCTTACCACTTCCACTTACACCCGTAATACAAACAAAGTTATTTAAAGGGATTTTTGCCGATAAGTTATTTATATTGTTAAGAGTTACATTTTTAATCTCTATAAACTTATCTTGCTTGCGTCTATAAAAGTACTCTATTTTTTTTCTTCCATAAAGGTAGTCAGCAGTTAATGTTTTTGCTTTTTTAAGCTTGTCTAGAGTGCCACTAAAAACAACTTCACCACCAAACTTCCCTGCTCCACTTCCTATGTCAACAATAAAATCTGCATTTTCAATAGTCTCTTTATCATGTTCAACAACTATAACGCTATTACCTTTTTCTTGAAGGTTTCGAAGCGTTCTTATAAGCTTGAGAGTATCTCGTTCATGAAGACCTATGCTTGGCTCATCAAGTACATACATTACGCCAGTTAAGCCAGAACCAATTTGTGAGGCTATACGAATTCTCTGAGCCTCTCCACCACTAATAGTTCTAGCGTCACGCCCTAAAGTAATATAACTTAGGCCAACATCATATAGGAAGTATAAACGCTCTCGTATCTCATTTAGAATTGGTGCTGCTATCTGCTCAGACTGCTCATCAAAATTGGAGAAATTATCCTCTGCCGCAAACCACTCGTAAGTTTTTCCAATTGGCATATCAAGAAGTTCCGCTATACCTTTGTTTCCAACTCTAACAGCAAGAGACTCGCGTTTAAGTCTATGAGAATCACATATATTACATATCTTCTCACTCATATAATCACCTAGCTCTTTTTCATCCTTAAACATGTCATACGCTATGCGAATAATTCCAGGGAAAAGTCGTTTGACTTCATGGTTTTTCCATAAAAAACTTACCTCTTCTATATTTCCATGTAGAATTGCTTTTTTCTGATGCTCTTCTAGTTCCGAATATGGAACCGTTATATCAATATTATTATGGGCACAAAAGCCTTTTAAAAATGTAAAGTAGTAGCCCTTGTTAAAACCATAAACAATTTTAACGGCGCCCTTTTCTATACTTAAGTCTCTATCTATAATTTTCTCTTGATCAAGAGCATAACGCAAACCTAGACCATCACACTCACTACAAGCACCCTTAGGAGAATTAAATGAAAATGAGAGAGGTTCTAATGGGTCAAAACTTATTTTACAGTCAAAACAAGCATTATGTTCAGAATAGTGAATGCTTGACTCTTTTATACCTAACTCATCATGGTTAAGTATGTCTATTTCAAGTTCGCCATAACTCTCTTTAAGTGCTTTTTCAACATCAGCAGCTATTCTTTCTTTGTTTTCTTCTTTTACTACAACTCTATCAATAACCACTTTAATAGTATGTTTTTTAGTTTTAGAGAGCTCTATCTCTTCATCTAAACGCACCATAACTCCATCTATCATCGCACGAACATAACCCTTATGCACAAGGGATTCTAGCATGTCGGCATATGCGCCTTTTTTTTCACGTACAAGTGGAGCCAAAAGTACAAGTTTTGCGCCCTCAGGAAGTTTTGCAACCTCACCAATTATGTCCGAAGCTGACATTTGTGAGATAACTTTTTGACACTTATGACAGTGCTGCACGCCAACTCGAGCATACAAGAGTCTAAAGTAATCATATATTTCCGTAATTGTTCCAACAGTCGAACGTGGATTTTTTGAAGTAGTTTTTTGATCGATAGCTATGGCTGGAGTAAGACCTTCAATCTTATCAACGTCTGGTTTTCCAACCCTATCAAGAAACTGTCTTGCATAAGAGGAGAGTGACTCCATGTATCGGCGTTGTCCTTCTGCATAGAGAGTATCGAACGCGAGTGTAGATTTTCCACTTCCACTTAGACCTGTCATAACTATTAGTTCATTTTTAGGAATGGTTAAGTTGATATTTTTTAAATTGTTTTCTCTAGCACCAGTAATTACAATTTCATCTTTTTTCTTCATTTATACTCCAAAAATTCTATATATTAAATATGTGACTATCATTATGTAAAAAAGCATTAACAATCTTTTTTGTATATTAGGACTTACAATGTGTTTAAAATGTATCCCAATATAGACTCCCAATAAAGAAGCAAGACCTATACTCACACCAGTTTGATAATCAATATGATCATGCAAAGAGTGTGAAATCAATC encodes the following:
- the uvrA gene encoding excinuclease ABC subunit UvrA: MKKKDEIVITGARENNLKNINLTIPKNELIVMTGLSGSGKSTLAFDTLYAEGQRRYMESLSSYARQFLDRVGKPDVDKIEGLTPAIAIDQKTTSKNPRSTVGTITEIYDYFRLLYARVGVQHCHKCQKVISQMSASDIIGEVAKLPEGAKLVLLAPLVREKKGAYADMLESLVHKGYVRAMIDGVMVRLDEEIELSKTKKHTIKVVIDRVVVKEENKERIAADVEKALKESYGELEIDILNHDELGIKESSIHYSEHNACFDCKISFDPLEPLSFSFNSPKGACSECDGLGLRYALDQEKIIDRDLSIEKGAVKIVYGFNKGYYFTFLKGFCAHNNIDITVPYSELEEHQKKAILHGNIEEVSFLWKNHEVKRLFPGIIRIAYDMFKDEKELGDYMSEKICNICDSHRLKRESLAVRVGNKGIAELLDMPIGKTYEWFAAEDNFSNFDEQSEQIAAPILNEIRERLYFLYDVGLSYITLGRDARTISGGEAQRIRIASQIGSGLTGVMYVLDEPSIGLHERDTLKLIRTLRNLQEKGNSVIVVEHDKETIENADFIVDIGSGAGKFGGEVVFSGTLDKLKKAKTLTADYLYGRKKIEYFYRRKQDKFIEIKNVTLNNINNLSAKIPLNNFVCITGVSGSGKSSLMLQTLLPTARELLNHARKVNKVAGVEITGLEHVDKVIYLDQSPIGRTPRSNPATYTGVMDEIRNLFSQTKESQIRGYTASRFSFNVKGGRCEKCQGEGQNKIEMHFLPDIMVKCDSCSGTRYNPQTLEVFYKGKTISDVLNMSVDEAFEFFAPIPKINLKMKTLVDVGLGYITLGQNAVTLSGGEAQRIKLSKELSRKDTGQTLYILDEPTTGLHFADVDRLTGVLHKFVELGNSMLIIEHNLDMIKNADYILDMGPEGGSGGGLIIAEGTPEELASTYETTGSFTGEYLKKELALHKK